The Urocitellus parryii isolate mUroPar1 chromosome 13, mUroPar1.hap1, whole genome shotgun sequence nucleotide sequence ATCAAGGACCACTTTGagtagaccagagaccctgtgcctactataagaaaaagtaggctcaaatctccatcatgttggcttgcgaactgaattcctcaaaaaacaaacaaacaaacaaaaaaactcctaaagtgcaagaagtaaaatcataaatcaataaatgaaatggtttgaaactaaaaagcttcttcataacaaatgaaacaatcaagaatgtgaagagagagcctacggaatgagagaaaatctttgccacctgtacctcagatagagcattaatctctaggatatataaagaactcaaaaaacttaacagcaaaaaacaaataacccaatcaataaatgggctaaggaactgaacagacacttcacagaagaagaaatgtaattgatcaacaaacatgaaaaaatgttcagcaattagagaaacgcaaatcaaaactaagatttcatctcactccagtcagaatggcaattatcaagaatataagcaacaataaatgttggagaggatgtgggggaaaatgtggACTCGTATATTGCttgtgggacagcaaattggtgtagcattctgaaaagcagtatggagattccttagaaaacttggaatggaaccaccagctatccctctcttcagtctatacccaaaggacttaaaatcagcacactagagtgatgtagccacatcaatgtttatagcagctcaattcacagtagctaaactatggaaccaacctggatgcccttcaatagatgaatgaataaagaaactgtggtatatatacacaatggaatattactcagcattaaaggaataaaattatggcatttgctagtaaatggatggaactagagaatatcatgctaagtgaagtaagccaatcccggccaaatgttttctttgataagcaGATGATCAAAGTGGTGGGTGTggggtgggtgtggtggtgcaagcctgtaatcccagcacctgcGTGGGGGTGCTGAGACAGgtagattgcaagttcaaagccagtctcagcaaaaatgaggcgctaaccaactcagtgtgaccatgtctctaaataaaatacgaaatagagctggggatatggttcagtggtcgagtgctccaagttcaatcactggtaccctaaaaacaaacaaacaaaaaaacatagttGGGTgtaagggaagaatgaaggaactttggattgtgcataAGGGAGTGAGAAGAAGGGTGGGGTTGTGGGGATTGGAAGGACTATAGAATGAGACTGACATTATTACccaatatacatgtatgattacactaccattgtgactctgcaccacgtacagccagaggaatgagaacttttgctccatttgtgtacaataaatacattctactgtcacaaattattaattagaacaaattaagaatttaaaaataatatacatgtatgattacactatcattgtgactctgcaccatgtacagccagaggaatgagaacttgtgctccatttgtgtacaatgtgtcaaaatgcattccactgtcatgaattactaattagaacaaattaagaatttaaaaataattcaaggaataataaatgttggcaaggatatggggaaaaaggcacacttgtacatttctggtgggactgcaaattggtgcaaccactatggaaagcagtatggagattcctcagaaaacttggaatggaaccaccatcttaCTCAGTTATTCTACCCCTTAgcatacccaaaggagttaaactTAGTATACTACAGTTACGCAGCcacacaatgtttatagcagttcagttcacaatagctaagttatagaacccacctaggtgcccttcaacagatgatgaataaagaaaatgtggtacatatactcagtggaatattactcagctataaagaaggaTGAAGttatggcacttgccagtaaatggatggaactggagactattgtgctaagtgaaataagccaatccccaaaaatcaaaggccgaaTATTATTTCTGATATATGGTTGCTAACTAACCATAAGTGAGTGGGAGAGTATactcactggattagacaaaggggaatgagggaaggAAGTGTGGAcaagaataggaaagatagtaaatgAATCGGACatgactttcctgtgttcatatatgaatacatgacctatgtaactccacatcatgtacaaccacgaAAATTGGACGTtacattatattccatgtatgtttgatatgtcaaaatacattctactgtcaagtataactaaaaaagaacagactggagcagtggtgcatgtctgtaattccagcagcttgggaggttgggACAGGCagattgggagttcaaaaccagcctcagcaacttagaaaggccctaagcaactctgtgagacactgtctctaaaaatacaaaaagggttggggatatggatcagtagtttagtgcccctgggttcaatccctagtaccagaaaattaaaaataaaaacataaaaagaacaaataaaaaaattaagttcatgTTTATTTACATAAATGAGAGCCTACTTGTGTTTCACCTATTCTGTATCCTTATTTTTACCTGAATTATTTAggatatttttacatattcacaTGTTGAagatctctttctctctgtctccctgtctctctctcttttgctactggggattaaacccagggttgcttaatcactgagctacatccctagtccttttttaaattttattttgagactgggtctccctaagttgcttagtgtcttgctaaattgctgaggctgtcttttaacttgtggtcctcctgcctcagcctctggagcctctgggattaaagTTGTGTGTCTCATTCTTTTCAGTGTCTGCAGAGTATTCCACAATGCAGTTAATCCCCAGACAGTGATCATTTGGGTTGTTATTGCAAGCAATATGATATGATTGACATCTGCATGCATAGAACTGACTTGTCACCTTTTATGAGTTTACCCATGggataataagtttttaaaaacaaaattgttgtTACAAACAGCAGGTACACTTAAACTTTTGATAGATATTGCCAAATAGCTACACACTATTGGTCTGTTTATTTACTACTCTCACACTGTCATTAAGGTTTTTAAGCTAATCTGTGGGGTAAAACGGATTCCTTATTGCTTAATTAACACATTTTACTCCTAATGTAGGCTGAAGACCTTTTCACATGTTTACTAGTGTTGGGACCTTGGCTATTTGGgcagattttttttggggggggaggtatTTTCTCTTTAGCAGTATTCTGTAGGTTAATTaggaataaggaagaaataaagataaaaagctTGATTCATGGCTTTCAGGAATAATCTACCTGGGGAGATAGAAAGGTAACATTTCGAAGGCCATCTTTTACATGGTGGGAGCTTTAGGGAATAATGAATTGGAAGGggaaactgagtttaaaaagCATGAGTATTTTAGGAATATTGCTAGAACTGGCCTTTGGTCAGAGGTGGGAGCCAGGAGAGATTTGAAGATAGGATCAAGTATGGGCAAATTTAGAGAAAATAGCTGAAAGCCAAGGAAGTCTTCTGGTACAGTAAGAGAGTGGAGGCACTAGCTAGGAGGATTCTTTGGAGGTGGTGGAACAGTGGGCTTTTTAAGTTCCATCTCATTCTGGTTTTCATTGATAAGACCGTAGGACCaggtgattgtgtgtgtgtgtgtgtgtgtgtgtgtgtgtaatcctTGGCATGAATCATTGGAGGATAGATGTCATTGGAATTCagctttgattttgttttctctggGGGTAGAGAGCATGTGGAGCTTGCTGCCAAAGGCCCTCAGTAACTAGTTCTCTTTTGCTAGGCTGAACTTTTTCCACCTGGGCATTTCAGCTGCTCAGGCATTGGCTTCACTCGCTCTTCTCAGCCAATAGTGCCCTCATGTTGCTGCCTGGGCTGGGGTGAATGCCCAGGGTATTCTGGCCAGGCCTTATAGTAGCCCCTGGGCTCTGGCCTTTCTGCCTGTGGGCAGGAATTACTGttctcacacttttttttttttttttttaaaggagaaaccTTTTATTGGCACAGTCATTCCTTGTTAAATTGACAGGGTGAAgatgtaatttttcaaaaacagtAAAAGCTGATTTCTCCCAAACTAGTTTCAATGTAGTAGTCAAGGTCAGTAGGTCAGCCAGCAAATCATGACCACTTGATTTGTTTTAAGCCAGACCATTGGGAGACAATCTGTAAAAACGAGTATAGCTCTTCCAGCTATTAGATTTGTTCATTCACATGATCAGCGGAGgtgcacaaaaaataaaacttctattaaaaaagaatcagcCAAGGACAGAACCAGAGAGGGCTTACAGCACTACCAAGGGTCACGGATGCAGGCGCCCTGCGTCGACGCGGCTTTCTCCAAAGGATTGCACGCCATGCCTGCTACGGACCTGTGGCATCTAGAAGGCTACTTGCTTAGAGGTACTGCTCGGCGCCGGCATTTGTCCTTCCTTTGGAAAGCCTGCAGCCAAAGCCAAAGCTTGGACGAGGGGGGGGAGGGTGTTGCAGCCAGAGCCGGAGCAGCAGGCACTACAAACAGCACTAGTCTACGGGGAAGACTCGGGGTGCACTGTGGCCATTGTCCACTGAacaggctgggagggagcaggaatGAACACGTTTCCTTGGAAGACAGTTCTACCTGGAAGCGTGAGTTTGGCCTGATCCAGTTCTTTAGACCCTGTCTACAACTTCTTGTACCTTATGTGAACTCAAAGAATAAAAGATATTCTTGCCCGCATCTCACCCCCAGACCAGTTGGCTATGTTTAGGGAAACCCCCAGGACTGGCCAGCCAGGCCTGCAGCAGACTAGATCTTTGCCCAGTATTGGTCAGTGCGTAGGATTCCAGCCACAATTTCTGATTCAATTCCACAGTGATCCTCTCCTCTGAGGATTTTAAAGAACCCATTGTCACCCCAGTCAGTGTTCCAGGAGTTGGTCACCAGCCAGTAAGGGATGCCATTCTCTACCCCCCAGCCAAGGATGCGGATGGCGTGGCCTCCCATCATCTCTCCAGCAACATGCTGGTACACTCCTGATTTGTAGGTCAGGAAGTCTGAGAAGACGGTGAAGGCGCCCTCCACTGGGCCATTTTTGTAGATCTCTGCCATGATCTCCTTCTCGTTACTGGAGACGCTGTAGGAACTGTACCCATAGTGCTTGTCCTCCTTGTAGGACGGGGCGTAGCCGGGCTCACAGCTCTTGCTGCATCTGGGAGTGTCCCCCTCTCCTGTGCACTGGGGCCGGGAACCATTGACGTGGTGCTCACAGGGAGGGATGGAGTAGGGTCTGCAGCCTATGTGGGAGTCATACAGGCCACCAGAAACCAGGCCTTTTTTTGTCCAGAAGTTCCAAGCTCCAGATGGATAGCCTCCATTACAGCCGTCCCCACACTGGCTGCCACAGCAGGTGAGCATGTCCTCTGCAGACACCTCCACATTGACGTGCCCGTTGGTGTGGATGCAGATCCGATCAGACATGGCCTCCACAGCCCCAAATGCCCAGCAAGAGCCACAGGAACCCTGGTCTCTGATCTCTTTGATGGTTGGACAGTCGGGCCACTGTTCCCAAGCATCGAAGCTTTCAGGCAGATTGATGTCCTCAGCGAACCGAACTCTCTCGGGCAGCCGGAGCCCACCCAGGAAAGTGCCACACAGCCTCTTCAGGTAGCTCACGTCCACATTGTGAAAATTGCGTCCCGCCTGCCATGTGGTGTTCTGCTTGTTGATGTAGGTGATCAGTTCGTCTGACAGCGGGTGGAAAGAAGTCCTGCCCTGGGCTCTGGTCAGCACCAGTAGATAGCAGAGAAAGGCCAAAGGCCACCACATTCTGGAAACTGGATCCTGAACCCACCTGAGCAGGGCGGATTAACTGTCAGGGATGAAACTCTACCACAGTCTTCTAAGTGATGCAACTCATGCTGCAGACTGCGGGTGGCCCAGCTTTCTTGTGGAGCACAACGCCGAGAGCTGGGGCCTGTGGTAGGGGAGCAGCGAGCTCGCGGAGACGAAGGTGGAGCCGGAGCCCGAGCCGCAGTCTGTTCTCACACTTTGTGATGGTGCCCTTGGAAGCTCTTGTACCTTTTCTGGGatcccatttctctttttaacCAACTTaagctgttttctattttatgaggATTTTTCAATGCTTGTGATCTcctgtgatttctttttattttattttattttttaagacagggtcttattaagttatgaggctggcctcaaacttgggtccttctgcctcagccttctgagtagctgggattacaggcacaggTCATGGTGCTTAATTTCCTTGTGAATTTTTGAGCATGGCTGTTTATTCATTGactatttaaaaaccaaaaccaaaacaaaccaaaacaaaaaacctcctaCATTATTTCTAGGGTTTAGTgagaaaagaggagaaggagaccCTGCCCTTTGTGTCAGTAAGCTGTCTTCTTGTTGTATTCTGTCTAGTATCTCCTGATATACTTGCAGTCtttatttatattgttgtttTGGAATGATTTCACAGTGGTCCTGGTCTGAACACTTATTTTGATTTAATACCTAACTTTGTGGTCTACCCTAGCAGTTTTGAAAGTAAAGTTTATCCTGTAAATTCCAACAGAAAACAGGCAAAGGATATGAACAGGCAATGACTTCATTCTCAGTAAGAAATGCGTAAATtaaggggttggggctgtggctcagcagtagcaagcacacttgcctggtatgtgtgaggcactgggttagattctcagcacctcatataaataaataaaataaaggtctgtcaacaactgaaaaaaaagaaatatgtaaattaaaactgtAAATAAGAATTTTCGAGTATTAGTTGGTAAGGATCATACACTTTGTAGAAACAGGCATTGCTATAGGAGTGCAAATTGGTTTAGCCACTATGGAAGGCAAGTAGGCAGTGCCCATCAACACTAGAGATGCACATGGCCATGGacccatgtttctttttctctagatTTATCATATCTGTGTACTCATACGTGTGTGAAATGTCAAGTGACTGTATATGATATAAATAATACTTATCTGTTATTGGAGAATTATTGGTAATAACAAAATCTGTAGATTATGTAAATTTTCATCactgtcattattttatatatatatatatatatatatatatatatatatatatatatatatggacatataGTTGTAAAAGGAATGAAGTGCTTTATGTATAGGTAGGAAATAATTTCTAGTATGTACTGATAGGTGTTAATAGTAAAGTAAAGAGGCATATATCATGTACCATGGTtgtgtaaaaagaacaaatacatatGTTTGTGCATAGAATATCTGTGGAACTGTGCCCAAGAAACTGGTATTGTTTTCTCTGAGTTGAGAAACTAGGTGGTTAGGACATGGAAAACGAGGGGGACACTTTCTACTATATGtcctttaagttttatattttgtaccATGTGTATTGctgattcaaaaaataaaaataacaagtctGACTTAAATTTCTTCGTTAGGCTTCTATGAAGTATTGTTTCTCATTGTTGCCTTGTCTAGGATGGGAAGGgagttgattttaaaatgaaattttgttcttttgaaaatcTAGCATTCATATACAATGCTAAATTCCTAAAGtaaattgttttaattgattGCTTTTAAGTTGCTACACAAAAAGTAATTAATTCAGTACTTAATTCAGAACAAATTGCTCTggtttctcatttattttgatttggtgtcctttttagatttttaatttaaatgaggCATAGAGAGGCAAAATTGATTCTGTCGTAGAGCCAGGAGAAGCTGTACTTAAACTACATGTGCCAGTAAACCAAACACTCTCAACTAGCCTAGTGTGACCCATACACTTAGAGGTGTTTATCCAGTGAACTAATGTCAGACCTACAGTGTTAACTGCTAATTAACAAGAGTGCCTGGTAAATAGCAGATTGTAAACAAGTCATCaaggtaattatttatttatttatttatttatttttattagctacacatgacattacaatgatcttggcaattcatacatttgaatcattggggtataatttctcatttttctaattgtacagattgcagaatcacactggtcatagagtcacctatatacatacagcagtcatattgtctcttctattctgctgcccttcctatccccccttctcctcccctcctctcccatcctttttctctatccaatctaatgtgacacatttttttttctttttctcatcacaacatcatacatgtattctgaggttctccttccatcttccgtgcaactccccttctccctcttttttcctcccacctctcttccctatttagtggtagtcttcttctcatgctcttcctccctatcccattttgagtcaccccccttatatcagagaagacattcggcatttgttttttagggattggctaacttcacttagcataatctgctctaatgccatccatttccctgcaaatgccatgatcttgttattttttagcactgagtaatattccattgtgtataaatgccacattttttaatccattcatctattgaagggcatctaggttggttccacattctagctattgtgaattgtgctgctataaacattgatgtggctgtgtccctgtagtatgctctttttaggtcttttgggtatagtccgagaaggggaatagttgggtcaaatggtggttccattcccagctttccaaggaatctccatactgctttccaaattggctgcaccaatttgtagtcccaccagcaatgtatgagtgtacctccctccccatcctctccagcatttattgttgtttgacttcataatggctgccattcttattggagtgagatggtatcttagagtagtttcaatttgcatttctctgattgctagagatggtgagcattttttcatgtatttgttgattgattgtatatcctcttctgagaagtgtctgttcaagtcctcggcccatttgttgattgggttattcatttttttgtttaactttttgaattcttatactctacagatttttttaaaaaaaatatttcactgagGCC carries:
- the LOC113186341 gene encoding cathepsin B-like isoform X1 — its product is MWWPLAFLCYLLVLTRAQGRTSFHPLSDELITYINKQNTTWQAGRNFHNVDVSYLKRLCGTFLGGLRLPERVRFAEDINLPESFDAWEQWPDCPTIKEIRDQGSCGSCWAFGAVEAMSDRICIHTNGHVNVEVSAEDMLTCCGSQCGDGCNGGYPSGAWNFWTKKGLVSGGLYDSHIGCRPYSIPPCEHHVNGSRPQCTGEGDTPRCSKSCEPGYAPSYKEDKHYGYSSYSVSSNEKEIMAEIYKNGPVEGAFTVFSDFLTYKSGVYQHVAGEMMGGHAIRILGWGVENGIPYWLVTNSWNTDWGDNGFFKILRGEDHCGIESEIVAGILRTDQYWAKI
- the LOC113186341 gene encoding cathepsin B-like isoform X2 yields the protein MLGNSGPTVQPSKRSETRVPVCGDGCNGGYPSGAWNFWTKKGLVSGGLYDSHIGCRPYSIPPCEHHVNGSRPQCTGEGDTPRCSKSCEPGYAPSYKEDKHYGYSSYSVSSNEKEIMAEIYKNGPVEGAFTVFSDFLTYKSGVYQHVAGEMMGGHAIRILGWGVENGIPYWLVTNSWNTDWGDNGFFKILRGEDHCGIESEIVAGILRTDQYWAKI